A stretch of Spirosoma oryzicola DNA encodes these proteins:
- a CDS encoding putative maltokinase, translating into MVPTDHPLTSPTNWAGIASNTEFWSQLAQTLLPGYVNTCRWFAGKARQQTGFAAKTVHTIPLPDGDVAYLLILEATYADGIPELYQLPLSFIADSIANSLPFQLADVPDKGRIGEVALDHHAGVLIDAIYDERFRRALFTNIYTDQVLPQPDGQLTFHKGKGLEEGDDTLSSRVLPVDSSNSAMVFGEKYFMKLYRKLFQETNPEVDMVAFLTDKSSFDHIPAFGGSIVWQHPDAAPSDGADITLGMVQRMVPNDKDSWMQTGDYLNDFLYAVPQRLFAIREDVFEKVELLGKRTGEMHCALYKPNADADFAPEPITDEYRAFMIKRLEDLLERRYALLIDNYTKLDSQAQRLAWVFMEAKEMIETFIDDFRKRPLGSLRIRIHGDYHLGQVLATRNDFVIIDFEGEPESSITERKIKHSPLKDVAGMIRSYHYAVSAKLFNSSETDDLDPEHLQRVSDRWFYLIRDTFMNAYQDVFGTPHPLFKNNNELNFLLLIYLLEKAVYELGYEISYRPSWVKIPLRGIIDVIREIEKILLSEGEIEADIPLLQTGLLQAKNL; encoded by the coding sequence ATGGTACCCACTGACCACCCTCTCACATCGCCTACAAACTGGGCTGGCATTGCGTCTAATACTGAGTTCTGGTCGCAACTAGCACAGACATTACTGCCTGGTTACGTCAATACGTGCCGCTGGTTTGCCGGAAAAGCTCGTCAACAGACCGGGTTTGCGGCCAAGACGGTACACACGATTCCACTTCCCGACGGCGATGTAGCGTATCTGCTGATACTGGAAGCGACCTACGCCGATGGCATTCCCGAACTGTATCAGCTTCCTTTGTCTTTCATTGCCGACTCAATAGCGAATTCTCTTCCTTTTCAACTAGCGGACGTGCCCGACAAAGGACGTATCGGCGAAGTGGCGCTGGATCATCATGCTGGCGTATTGATCGATGCCATTTATGACGAACGCTTTCGACGGGCTTTGTTTACTAATATTTATACCGATCAGGTATTGCCACAGCCTGACGGGCAACTCACGTTTCACAAAGGCAAAGGGTTGGAGGAAGGCGACGATACGCTGAGTTCGCGGGTGCTACCGGTCGATTCCAGCAATTCAGCGATGGTTTTTGGAGAAAAGTATTTTATGAAACTGTACCGAAAGCTATTCCAGGAGACGAACCCGGAAGTCGATATGGTCGCGTTTCTGACGGATAAAAGCAGCTTTGACCACATCCCGGCCTTCGGCGGTAGCATCGTCTGGCAGCATCCCGATGCCGCTCCATCCGACGGTGCCGATATTACCCTGGGCATGGTTCAGCGTATGGTTCCAAATGACAAGGATTCGTGGATGCAAACCGGCGACTACCTCAACGATTTTCTGTATGCCGTTCCGCAACGACTTTTTGCCATCCGGGAAGATGTGTTTGAAAAAGTTGAGTTGCTTGGTAAACGAACCGGGGAAATGCACTGTGCGCTCTACAAACCCAATGCCGACGCTGACTTTGCCCCCGAACCGATAACAGATGAATACCGTGCCTTCATGATTAAGCGGTTGGAAGATTTGCTGGAACGCCGGTATGCGCTGCTCATCGATAATTACACCAAGCTCGATTCACAGGCGCAGCGACTGGCGTGGGTATTCATGGAAGCGAAGGAAATGATCGAAACATTTATCGATGATTTCAGAAAACGTCCGCTCGGTTCGCTCCGCATTCGGATCCACGGCGATTACCACCTTGGTCAGGTGCTGGCAACCCGCAATGACTTTGTCATCATTGATTTTGAAGGTGAGCCGGAAAGCAGCATTACCGAACGCAAGATCAAGCACTCGCCCCTCAAAGACGTAGCAGGCATGATTCGCTCCTACCACTACGCCGTGTCGGCAAAGCTGTTTAACTCTTCCGAAACCGACGACCTGGACCCGGAGCACTTGCAGCGCGTTTCGGACCGGTGGTTTTATCTGATTCGTGACACGTTTATGAATGCGTATCAGGATGTTTTTGGCACGCCCCATCCGTTGTTCAAAAACAACAACGAGTTGAATTTCCTGCTATTGATCTACCTGCTCGAAAAGGCCGTTTACGAATTAGGATACGAGATCAGCTACCGACCATCGTGGGTTAAAATTCCGCTCCGGGGGATTATCGATGTCATTCGCGAAATTGAAAAAATTCTGCTGAGTGAGGGAGAAATCGAGGCCGACATACCGTTATTGCAGACCGGTTTGTTGCAAGCCAAAAATTTGTAA
- a CDS encoding SDR family NAD(P)-dependent oxidoreductase gives MSIFQDTVVIITGAGSGIGRQLAIQAVAKGATVIATDINEGGLAETRTGSSGDMTLLRLDVSDADAIKTFADQVIPTLNNRRLILINNAGVALGSGPFSDTDLDDFEWLLTINLWGVIRMTKEFLPYLQSQDRAGRQAGHIVNMSSVLGLAGVMNQSAYSTAKFGVRGFTDVLRMELLDTRIGVTCVHPGGIKTNIAINARVGKNSQVTDALLEKSASSFEEMARTTPEEAARQIWHGVEKNKARILIGSDARMIERITRLFPTAYVKMMRKQIENVFATNR, from the coding sequence ATGAGCATCTTTCAAGACACAGTTGTCATTATCACCGGCGCGGGTTCGGGTATTGGACGGCAGCTTGCCATTCAGGCCGTTGCAAAAGGAGCAACCGTTATCGCAACCGACATCAATGAGGGCGGCCTGGCCGAAACTCGTACGGGCTCGTCGGGTGATATGACCTTGCTGCGGCTGGACGTGTCGGATGCGGACGCGATAAAGACGTTTGCCGATCAGGTCATTCCAACGCTGAACAACCGCCGGCTTATACTGATCAACAATGCGGGTGTAGCCTTGGGAAGCGGCCCTTTTTCGGATACCGATCTCGACGATTTCGAATGGCTACTGACCATAAATCTCTGGGGAGTTATTCGGATGACGAAAGAGTTCCTGCCGTACTTGCAGAGTCAGGATCGGGCGGGCAGACAAGCCGGACACATTGTCAACATGTCGAGTGTTCTTGGACTGGCAGGGGTGATGAACCAGTCGGCCTATAGCACGGCCAAGTTTGGCGTACGGGGATTTACTGACGTGTTGCGTATGGAATTGCTGGACACCCGGATTGGCGTCACCTGTGTGCATCCGGGTGGTATAAAAACCAACATTGCGATCAACGCACGCGTTGGCAAAAACAGCCAGGTAACCGATGCTTTACTGGAGAAAAGCGCCAGTAGTTTCGAAGAAATGGCTAGAACCACCCCCGAAGAGGCCGCCCGCCAGATCTGGCATGGTGTCGAAAAAAACAAAGCCCGTATCCTGATCGGCTCCGATGCGCGAATGATCGAACGGATCACAAGACTTTTCCCGACAGCGTATGTAAAAATGATGCGCAAGCAGATCGAGAACGTGTTCGCAACAAACCGCTAA
- the glgB gene encoding 1,4-alpha-glucan branching protein GlgB → MAKRKTMMAASDNPPADVEQPASSTPNTDQPMQSGNPEAYSRFTDFDIYLFRAGKHQRLYEKFGSHVVEHNGVVGTYFAVWAPSARYVSVIGNFNGWNKGSHSLAVRWDSSGIWEVFIPNIGRGETYKYFIVNENGRELEKGDPYAHLWEVPPHTASLVWDTYYEWNDQEWMTTRKEKNALNAPISVYEVHLSSWRRDPSDPDRELSYGEIADALVPYVQEMGFTHVEFMPIMQYPYAPSWGYQITGYYAPSSRFGTPQDFMALIEKLHQAGIGVLLDWVPSHFPGDAHGLYEFDGSHLYEHPDPRKGYHPDWKSYIFNYSRPEVRSFLLSNALFWLDRCHADGLRVDAVASMLYLDYSRNAGEWEPNMFGGRENLEVISLLKEINEAVYSEFPDVQTIAEESTAFPGVSRPVFTGGLGFGMKWMMGWMNDTLRYFERDPAFRKFHQDNLTFSTVYAFTENFMLPLSHDEVVYGKQSLVGKMPGDEWQRFANLRLLFSYMFTHSGSKLLFMGGEFGQTSEWKFDTSLDWHLLEFAPHKGIAACVKALNQLYKNEPAMYERSYTADGFEWIDTSDRENSIITYARKGDRPEETLLIVLNMTPVPRADYRIGVPSAGSYQEIFNSDAKEFYGSGIGNQEPLASEESAWHGRPQSIRLNVPPLGAIVLKISAES, encoded by the coding sequence ATGGCAAAACGTAAAACCATGATGGCAGCGTCTGACAACCCACCGGCTGACGTAGAACAGCCTGCTTCATCAACCCCCAATACCGATCAACCGATGCAATCAGGTAATCCAGAAGCGTACTCCCGCTTCACTGATTTTGATATCTACCTGTTTCGGGCAGGCAAGCACCAGCGTCTATACGAAAAATTTGGCTCACATGTTGTTGAGCATAATGGCGTTGTAGGAACCTATTTTGCCGTATGGGCTCCTTCCGCCCGCTACGTGTCCGTGATTGGCAATTTCAATGGTTGGAACAAAGGAAGCCATTCGCTGGCTGTGCGCTGGGACTCGTCGGGTATCTGGGAAGTATTTATCCCGAATATCGGCAGAGGAGAAACCTACAAATACTTCATTGTCAACGAAAACGGTCGCGAATTAGAAAAAGGCGACCCGTACGCACACCTTTGGGAAGTTCCTCCGCATACGGCTTCCCTGGTGTGGGACACCTATTACGAGTGGAACGATCAGGAATGGATGACCACCCGTAAGGAAAAAAATGCGCTGAATGCCCCAATTTCGGTCTATGAAGTGCACCTGTCATCCTGGCGACGTGACCCTTCCGACCCGGATCGTGAGCTGAGCTACGGCGAAATTGCCGACGCGCTGGTTCCTTATGTGCAGGAGATGGGCTTTACGCACGTTGAGTTTATGCCCATCATGCAGTATCCATATGCACCATCCTGGGGATATCAGATCACGGGTTATTATGCGCCCAGCAGCCGCTTTGGTACGCCACAGGATTTCATGGCGTTAATCGAGAAACTGCACCAGGCCGGTATCGGCGTATTGCTGGACTGGGTTCCCTCCCACTTCCCCGGCGACGCGCACGGTCTGTACGAGTTCGATGGTTCGCACCTGTACGAACACCCCGACCCGCGCAAAGGCTACCACCCCGACTGGAAAAGTTATATCTTCAACTACAGCCGACCAGAAGTACGGTCGTTCCTCCTGTCGAATGCGTTGTTCTGGCTGGATCGCTGTCACGCTGACGGCTTGCGGGTGGATGCGGTAGCGTCTATGCTTTACCTAGATTACTCGCGGAATGCGGGCGAATGGGAACCCAACATGTTTGGCGGTCGCGAAAATCTAGAGGTCATTTCACTGCTCAAAGAAATAAACGAAGCGGTCTACAGCGAATTCCCCGATGTGCAGACAATAGCGGAAGAGTCTACGGCATTTCCGGGTGTATCACGACCTGTCTTTACGGGTGGACTCGGCTTTGGCATGAAGTGGATGATGGGCTGGATGAACGATACGCTACGGTATTTCGAGCGCGATCCGGCTTTCCGCAAATTCCACCAGGATAATCTGACATTCAGTACGGTGTATGCGTTTACCGAAAACTTTATGCTGCCTCTCTCGCACGATGAAGTTGTCTACGGTAAACAGTCGCTCGTCGGCAAAATGCCGGGCGACGAATGGCAGCGCTTTGCCAACCTACGCCTGCTTTTCTCGTATATGTTTACGCACTCTGGCAGCAAATTGCTATTTATGGGTGGCGAATTTGGGCAAACATCGGAGTGGAAGTTTGACACTAGCCTCGACTGGCATCTGCTGGAGTTTGCTCCTCATAAGGGAATAGCCGCCTGCGTCAAAGCGCTGAATCAGCTTTACAAAAATGAACCCGCTATGTATGAGCGTAGCTATACAGCGGATGGTTTCGAGTGGATCGATACGTCTGACCGGGAAAACAGCATCATCACCTACGCCCGTAAAGGTGATCGCCCTGAGGAGACCTTGCTGATAGTTCTTAACATGACGCCCGTTCCGCGCGCAGACTACCGCATTGGTGTTCCGTCGGCGGGTTCATACCAGGAGATTTTCAACAGCGATGCCAAAGAGTTTTACGGCAGTGGCATCGGTAACCAAGAACCGCTGGCGAGTGAAGAGTCGGCCTGGCACGGACGCCCGCAGTCGATTCGACTGAATGTGCCCCCACTAGGTGCGATTGTCTTAAAAATCAGCGCGGAATCGTAG